The Bacteroidota bacterium genome has a window encoding:
- a CDS encoding glycoside hydrolase family 2 TIM barrel-domain containing protein, giving the protein MLKIRFVVLAIILGACFFINTAYGAGSTPLKAGIDYPSEIEDPQCLGINKEPYHATLMPYANLQEALRANRHASSFCHSLNGNWKFNWVPSPEKRPVDFYKPDYDVSGWKEIPVPSNWEVQGYGTPFYRNAGYTIKRDFPHVMSEPDKNYTAYVERDPVGSYRRDFDVPEDWTGRRIFITFDGVDCAFFIWVNGEKVGYSVNSRNAADFDLTKYLKPGKNMLAVEVYQYSSGTWLEDQDMWRLHGIFRNVTLWSAPQVHIRDFFVKQDLDKDYKDATVEVVAKIKNYGEKAGKAQTFTATLYDKAGNEIAKGNTSCKSLGSKEEEQLAVKFPVSDPLKWTAETPNLYTIVLTSSEGEILSSRVGFRKIEIKGRIFTVNGVPIKLKGVNRHEHWSDVGHAITEEQMIRDLQVIKQGNCNHVRTCHYSDDPRWYELCDEWGIFLTAEANVECHGYYGTLDREPLTRKAIVDRNIANVENFKNHPSVIIWSMGNECGSGDNFLEALKQIKAIDLSRPVHYEPFHVGKGNPTDLDGRMYGTPDDFAKVAQNKELTKPFYICEFAHAMFNSMGSLKEYSDVFDNNPEIVGGAIWEYQDQALWNKRDPKHPILAYGGGFGEFPNDHYFIHKGVVAWDRKTIKPHYPEMKKAFQWINTELTDPTSGAIKIKNKYQFISLDRFEASWSLTEDGKEIDRGTLKLPHIGPQWEGWATVPYKIENPKAGAEYFLRISYTQKEKTLWADQGFEVASEQFKLPVGTPPVEELKVTQPVKLSQNPQSVKITGSGFAVVFDKTTGFMTQLEKGGVNLLTAEGSPKLHLWRAPHMNDDMWVFRSSEKYGANDLKYSLVNLKVEPVDKYSVKVITTVKADGKGGFGAYHTATYLVKGDGSIKVDNNIQFVGLRINLARIGVRMLLDKKLDSMTYFGRGPIENYSDRKTGFDVGLYALDVNNQYEYEKPMEHGNHEDVRWAKLSGKDMPSLLFKADENLMQVSALPHTDEQMLPVEYKIDLPASKATVFCLSAKTTGVGSNGCGPRPLQQYQVFSDPTSFTYTIKLF; this is encoded by the coding sequence ATGTTAAAAATCAGGTTTGTAGTATTAGCTATTATACTGGGAGCATGTTTTTTTATAAATACTGCTTACGGTGCCGGATCAACCCCGTTGAAAGCGGGGATTGATTATCCTTCCGAGATTGAAGATCCACAATGCCTCGGAATCAACAAAGAGCCTTATCATGCCACGTTAATGCCTTATGCCAATCTGCAGGAAGCACTTCGTGCCAATCGCCATGCTTCTTCGTTTTGCCATAGTTTGAATGGCAATTGGAAGTTCAACTGGGTTCCTAGCCCGGAAAAACGTCCGGTTGATTTTTATAAACCAGATTATGATGTGTCGGGATGGAAAGAAATACCTGTTCCTTCAAATTGGGAAGTACAGGGATATGGCACTCCATTTTACCGGAATGCTGGTTATACGATAAAGAGAGATTTTCCTCATGTGATGAGCGAACCGGATAAAAATTACACGGCATACGTGGAACGTGATCCGGTAGGCAGTTATCGCCGCGATTTTGATGTTCCTGAAGACTGGACCGGGCGCCGTATTTTCATCACCTTCGATGGGGTTGACTGTGCTTTTTTCATCTGGGTAAACGGTGAAAAGGTGGGCTACAGTGTAAACAGCCGTAATGCTGCTGATTTCGACCTTACTAAATACCTGAAACCCGGCAAAAACATGTTGGCTGTTGAAGTGTATCAATATAGCTCGGGCACCTGGCTTGAAGACCAGGACATGTGGCGCTTGCACGGTATCTTTCGTAATGTTACCCTTTGGAGCGCTCCCCAGGTACATATCCGCGACTTTTTCGTGAAACAGGACCTGGATAAAGATTATAAAGATGCTACGGTTGAAGTCGTGGCTAAAATTAAAAATTATGGAGAAAAGGCAGGTAAAGCCCAAACTTTTACAGCTACTTTATATGATAAAGCCGGTAATGAAATAGCCAAAGGAAATACTTCCTGTAAGTCACTTGGTTCTAAAGAGGAAGAACAGCTTGCCGTAAAGTTCCCTGTTTCAGATCCATTAAAGTGGACTGCTGAAACTCCTAATTTATATACGATTGTATTGACCAGTTCGGAAGGTGAAATTTTATCATCCCGTGTAGGTTTCCGTAAGATTGAGATCAAAGGCCGCATTTTTACCGTCAACGGCGTACCCATCAAATTAAAAGGCGTGAACCGCCATGAACATTGGTCGGATGTGGGTCATGCAATTACCGAAGAGCAGATGATTCGTGATCTACAGGTAATCAAACAAGGCAATTGCAATCATGTCCGTACCTGTCATTATTCAGATGATCCCCGTTGGTATGAGCTTTGTGACGAATGGGGAATTTTTCTTACGGCCGAAGCCAACGTCGAATGTCATGGATATTATGGTACATTGGATCGCGAACCCCTGACCCGGAAAGCAATTGTTGATAGAAATATTGCTAACGTGGAGAATTTCAAAAATCACCCTTCGGTAATTATTTGGTCTATGGGGAATGAATGCGGCAGTGGCGATAATTTTCTGGAAGCTTTGAAACAGATTAAAGCCATCGATTTGTCCCGCCCGGTGCATTACGAACCTTTTCATGTGGGCAAGGGAAACCCAACCGATCTGGATGGACGTATGTACGGTACACCGGATGATTTTGCCAAAGTCGCTCAAAACAAAGAATTGACAAAACCCTTCTATATCTGCGAATTTGCTCATGCCATGTTTAATTCTATGGGCTCATTGAAGGAATATTCGGATGTTTTTGACAATAATCCGGAAATTGTGGGTGGGGCAATCTGGGAATATCAGGATCAGGCCTTATGGAACAAACGGGATCCCAAACACCCGATATTGGCCTATGGAGGTGGTTTCGGTGAGTTCCCCAACGATCACTATTTTATACACAAAGGTGTGGTGGCTTGGGATAGGAAAACCATTAAACCTCATTATCCGGAAATGAAAAAGGCTTTTCAGTGGATTAATACAGAATTGACCGACCCAACTTCCGGGGCAATAAAAATTAAGAATAAATATCAATTTATTTCCCTGGATAGATTCGAGGCTTCCTGGAGCCTGACTGAAGACGGGAAGGAAATTGACAGGGGAACCCTGAAATTGCCTCATATTGGCCCGCAATGGGAAGGCTGGGCAACGGTACCTTATAAAATAGAAAATCCCAAAGCAGGAGCTGAATATTTTTTGCGGATTTCATATACTCAAAAAGAGAAAACTTTGTGGGCTGACCAAGGGTTTGAAGTTGCTTCCGAACAGTTCAAGTTACCGGTAGGTACACCTCCGGTTGAGGAACTCAAAGTAACCCAACCTGTTAAGTTAAGTCAGAACCCCCAGTCGGTAAAAATTACAGGTAGCGGATTTGCAGTGGTTTTCGACAAGACAACAGGTTTTATGACTCAGCTGGAAAAAGGCGGAGTAAATCTTTTGACCGCAGAAGGTTCCCCAAAACTACACCTGTGGCGTGCACCTCATATGAACGATGATATGTGGGTTTTTAGAAGTTCTGAAAAATATGGCGCAAATGACCTGAAATACTCACTGGTCAATCTGAAAGTTGAACCTGTTGACAAATATTCGGTAAAAGTGATTACAACTGTAAAAGCCGATGGCAAAGGAGGATTTGGTGCTTATCACACGGCAACTTACCTGGTCAAAGGCGATGGTTCTATAAAGGTTGATAATAACATACAGTTTGTAGGCCTGCGCATTAATCTGGCACGTATTGGAGTACGCATGTTGCTCGACAAGAAACTCGACAGTATGACTTATTTTGGACGTGGCCCCATTGAAAATTATTCGGACCGTAAAACCGGGTTTGATGTTGGTTTATATGCCTTGGACGTAAATAATCAGTATGAGTATGAAAAGCCCATGGAACATGGGAATCATGAAGATGTAAGGTGGGCAAAATTGAGTGGAAAAGATATGCCGTCTCTTTTGTTTAAAGCAGATGAAAACCTGATGCAGGTTTCTGCTTTGCCTCATACCGACGAGCAGATGTTGCCTGTGGAATATAAAATTGACCTGCCAGCCAGTAAGGCCACCGTTTTTTGTCTGTCTGCCAAAACAACAGGCGTCGGCTCAAACGGATGCGGGCCCCGTCCTCTTCAACAATATCAGGTATTCTCGGATCCGACTTCATTTACCTATACCATTAAGCTATTTTAA